A section of the Phaseolus vulgaris cultivar G19833 chromosome 8, P. vulgaris v2.0, whole genome shotgun sequence genome encodes:
- the LOC137825739 gene encoding dnaJ protein ERDJ3A: MRTRLASTRVIIIASLCFLASMKLEAKTTDPYKVLGVDKNASQREIQKAFHKLSLQYHPDKNKAKSAQEKFSQINNAYEILSDEEKRKKYDMYGDLNDNPGFQGGHPGFQGGGHPGFQGGHPGGRGGYTYFTGGDWQGGSKSFSFSSGGSGGSNSFGIGLDNIFGSIFGGGGGGNMFGGGGGGSMFGGFGSSANTERASSVSPQRLTSINSHIYKKEIENAGMTWILLSYRPTSASKHVQYFESTIEEVASSLQGAVKAGSINCDKEVSFCKELGIYPHKAPRIFVFSYKENGIGSLVEYSGHLAAKNLKAFIQEHLPRFSKRTNLNSLDQFGTTAKLPRVLLLSTKKDTPVIWRVLSGLYHKRITLSDAEVHDVSDPRVKNLGVDALPSIVGWLPNGEKRVLKTGISVKDLKSAILGLSKILDNFEESSKKQASGQAKKAQTDPDDGRIPLLSQSNFEALCGARAPVCIIGAFRSSKAREKLESILSLVSQKSLSRRPNGGSSSSRDSISYALLDAAKQQSFLNAFEKTGYKSSNKLLIAYKPRRGKFSVFRGEMTMEEVESFIGSVLSGDISFTETRWKPVLEH; this comes from the exons GTTCTTGGGGTTGATAAAAATGCAAGTCAGCGGGAAATTCAGAAGGCTTTCCACAA gctatctCTCCAGTATCACCCTGACAAGAACAAAGCCAAGAGTGCGCAAGAGAAGTTTTCTCAGATCAATAATG CGTATGAAATTTTAtccgatgaagagaagagaaagaaatatGACATGTATGGAGATTTAAATGACAATCCTGGATTTCAAGGTGGCCATCCTGGATTTCAAGGTGGCGGCCATCCTGGATTTCAAGGTGGCCATCCTGGAGGTAGGGGTGGATATACTTATTTTACAGGGGGTGACTGGCAGGGAGGATCTAAGTCATTCTCCTTTTCCTCTGGCGGCTCGGGTGGTTCAAATTCTTTTGGGATTGGCTTGGATAATATTTTTGGCAGTATTTTTGGTGGTGGAGGTGGTGGGAATATGTTTGGTGGTGGAGGTGGTGGGAGTATGTTTGGTGGTTTTGGCAGTTCAGCTAATACTGAACGGGCGTCCTCAGTTTCTCCCCAACGTCTTACATCAATAAATTCACATATCTACAAGAAAGAGATAGAAAATGCAGGGATGACTTGGATTTTGTTGTCTTATAGACCTACGAGTGCATCGAAGCATGTCCAATACTTTGAATCCACTATAGAGGAGGTTGCCAGTTCATTACAGGGAGCTGTGAAG GCTGGAAGCATTAACTGTGATAAGGAAGTCTCATTCTGTAAAGAGCTTGGCATATATCCACACAAAGCTCctagaatttttgttttttcatacAAGGAGAATGGAATTGGTTCTTTGGTGGAGTACAGTGGACACTTGGCTGCTAAGAATTTGAAGGCTTTCATTCAAGAACACTTGCCAAGGTTTTCCAAGCGAACCAACTTGAATAGTCTTGACCAATTCGGCACTACGGCAAAGTTGCCTAGGGTGCTGCTTCTCTCCACTAAGAAGGACACTCCAGTAATTTGGCGTGTTCTTAGTGGCTTGTATCACAAACGCATTACTCTCAGTGATGCAGAG gtgcatgatgttTCTGATCCAAGAGTAAAAAATCTAGGAGTTGATGCACTTCCATCGATTGTAGGTTGGCTACCTAATGGAGAAAAACGTGTTCTGAAAACTGGGATTTCTGTAAAAGATTTAAAATCGGCAATTCTCGGTCTTAGTAAAATACTTGATAATTTTGAAGAATCAAGTAAAAAGCAAGCATCAGGTCAGGCCAAGAAGGCACAAACTGATCCAGACGACGGACGCATACCATTGCTTTCTCAATCAAACTTTGAGGCTCTCTGTGGTGCGAGAGCTCCTGTCTGCATAATTGGTGCCTTCAGATCTTCCAAAGCCAGAGAAAAGCTAGAATCAATCCTCTCTTTG GTCTCCCAAAAATCTTTGTCAAGACGACCAAATGGTGGAAGCAGCAGCTCTAGGGACTCCATTTCTTATGCCCTTTTAGATGCTGCAAAGCAACAGTCATTTCTAAATGCATTTGAGAAAACAGGTTATAAATCATCAAATAAGTTGTTGATTGCTTACAAACCTCGTAGAGGAAAGTTCAGTGTATTTAGGGGTGAAATGACAATGGAGGAAGTAGAAAGTTTCATTGGCTCCGTTCTGAGTGGAGATATATCCTTCACAGAAACGCGTTGGAAACCTGTACTAGAGCATTAG